Part of the Loxodonta africana isolate mLoxAfr1 chromosome 15, mLoxAfr1.hap2, whole genome shotgun sequence genome is shown below.
GACAAGTGAAAAGATAGGAGGGGGAATGATGGGAAACATAACAATTTGAAGTGTTTATTAGAAATAGAGGCATTTTGAATAATAAGATTCAAAGTGGAGCTATGGTTGCAGGCAGCTCAGAGAGCAGAAATATCTATAACTTGTTCTTTTCTCCCTTCATTCTAATTTATTTATATACACACTAATACTGTCTTCCCCCACTcaaatgtaaactccatgagggcaggaacctTGCTTGGTACAATAGCCCCAGGGCCTAGAACAATAGTAGGCATTTAGAGGGTTCAGTAAGTACCTGTTgagtaaataaacaaatgaatttgTATACCATAGCAGACAGACTGGAAAGGAGCATGGCAGGAGGGGGAGTGTCCCAGAGCCTGGCAGACAATAACAGCAATGAATGAGTATGGTGAGAAGGTGGCAAAGAAAGTTTTAGAAAAGAACAATGCCCTGAAAATGACAATGGGGACTGAAAGAACTCACTGACTCTTACTGTTCTTATAAGTTAGGAATGGAAATGTAGAAAAGCTAACCAATGAGTTTACCTAGTTCTCAAGAGTTTTAAATTCCTGGCTTCTTTCTTGCAGCAGATGATGAACATCACAACTTATTGATCAAAGCACAAAAAACAACCAGCTTTCATTTCTAGCTTCCTCCCAAATTTGTCCATGCCTGACACCTGCCTTAGGAGTAGGCAGTGGTAGAAAGAAGTTTTTTTCAGATGACTAAGATTTTCAGATCTGagggctttttttattttttaatttattttgttttaagtgtaagtttacaaatccagtcagtctctcatacaaaaactaacacataccttgctatatactcctagctgctctccccctaacgagatggcacactcctcctctccaccctgtatccccACGTCCATTCTACCAGCTcccgtccccctctgccttctcatctcgtctAAAGGGTTTTTAgtgtcattaaaaaacaaaatgaaactgctATTTTCACGAACATTTTCCTAAAAGGGTAGAACACATTTCCTTGCCTTCTCATATAATATACAGAAAATAAGCCTAGTAGCTGAACACTTCTATCTTGCAATGCTCTTTTCTGCTGTAGTGTTTTGATCCTCTAAATCACTTAGAACCATCAGGTCCAGAATTCCATGAGCTATTACTCCTTTTGTTATACTTAAATAGTAGGTTTTCGGAAGTGTTGCTCCGAGTTTCAGCCTACTGAAGGTACGCTATCTAATAAAAACAGGAGCTGCTACAACCTAAAGAGGGCTGCAGAAGGACAACTCTCCCAGGCGCTCCTCAATTATGTAGATTCACAGAACGTAGATTTTTAACTGTTTCTTAGGGGGGGCCTGGGCTGGAATGAAATCTTAAGGAAATTGTTCTGGGGTGGAGCCTGGGCATGGTTTCGTTCCTTGTAAAACTACTAATGTGACTGTAAATGCTGTAACTTAGTGGTTACTCTTCACCTCATAGCAGAATCACCAGGGGAACTTTAAAAATCTCTGTGTAGCATCCCAGACTAATTTGATTCCAAAACACAACTAAGATTAAGAACTACTGCTCTAATGAAGGACTATGGACCTCTAATATGGAATAAAGGTTAAAAACGATTTTGAATCGCTCTTTCAAGCCCAAGAACCTCAGAGGGTTTTGTATAGTTAAGATCTTACCTACAGGTCACTGGGATATATATTGCAGCTGAATGACTGCCCTGCGTTAAACTATAAGGGAGCTGCAAAGTCTAATCTTGCCTGTAATTTGCTTTGTCTGGAGGTTACtaacttcattttttcctttttttttttttaaaacaaactccAATTTAATCCAAGAGTTTGACAGAAGGGAAGTCAATGcatattccaaaagaaaaaatgaaatctcTAACAGAAACCCCCTATCTTTACTTACCACCATCCCAATATTGTTCTGTTGTCCACTAGTTGCCATCTCCACACATTCGTCTATCACAAGATTCATAAAGGGATCAAATCCCCGCAAGATTCCTTGGACATGTCTGCCACCATTTAATTTCACTGtttaaaggaaaaattatttttattaaaactgACCACTAACTATCAACTATTCATTAAAAATTAGGTGGGATGAAACACAGGTATTTGTGATAtgttaaaaaacccactgcccttacttatatgccaggcactgggctgaaCGTTCCATATTCACAAGAATCCTATAAAATAGTATTAGCCTTACTTTACACAAGACCTATGGTATAGAGCTTTTAAGTAATTGGTTCAAGGTTATATAGCTACAGtctggtagagctgggattcaaagtgGAGGATGTCTGCCTCTAATGGCCATGGTTTTAACTTCTGTATACTTCAAGTACTGTACAGATCAGGTTTTTAGTAAAGTTGAACAAAATGTGCTTTTCCTACATATTACCAAGAAACAAAATAATTGTTTCTTGTCTAAGTCCTATGTAGCTTGTTTAAAGGAAAAAAGGTTAAtaaattttcaaatttacaacACAAGAAAATCCTTACAGTCatgctgccacaaaccaaggaatattTGCGGCTACCAGAATCTGGCAGAGGCAGGGATCTTCCACTAAGCAGGGATGGCCTTGCCAATACTTTgaagttggacttctagcctccacaactgtgagagagaataaatttctagtgttttacgcaaaaaaaaaaaaaaaaaaaacaacaaaaaaaagtcctgttaATTTTGTCAAAGTGAAGGAAGGCTTATATGAAAGAATGAACAGTCTGAAATGTTTTAGGCTTATAagatatcaaaccaaaaaaccaaacccactgccatatcTAATTAGGATTTTGATAAGCCTGCTTAATTAATGGATAGAAATTAAAGGTTCAGTGtgctttaaatttttataaagttGTTCTGAATGTTATATACTgtcaagacaaaaataaaaagcacTAATTTAAAAAACTTACATGATAACTTCTTGTCCATGAATCTGAAAAACCAAGAATATTATATAACTCATTTGAAAACATTAAGCATAAATAAGCATAGAATTAGGTACAGTCAGTACACTCTGCTAAAATTTATAcaacagaaataatgaaaatttaaaacagtAAAAAACTTCTATTACTGTAAAGGGTGAGGGAGCAAGAAGCTACCTAAAAGTAGGCATTATATAAAGCAATATAATTTGAGAAGGGgcaagatagtaaaaaaaaaaacaaaagcaatgtaTTTACAATATATTAATCTACATTAAACTAAACCTTTATACTGATGTGaattataaaaacatttttgttgCTCAATTTCGACCTCATTTTCAATGGTTGTATTTTAAAGCCATTAACAGAAAGTGCAGATTTGGTTACATTTTGGTTAATTCCCAAACTGAACAAACCATGTGAGGACATCAGAGAGTAACCAAACTATTACTCAATAGGTATTTTATATTTGAGCCCACAGTCGTTTTAATATTAAGATACCAAGCTTAAGTGTTCAGGATATTCTTCACCACATAAGTATACCTGAGCAAAAcaaatgtgtattttttcttctaaataacttttttgttctttaaaatatatacagaacatacaccaattcgacaatttctacacatacaattcaatgacactgattacatgcaacttgtgcaaccattttcaccctccttttccgaactGTTCCTCCGTTAacaaactcactgttccctacgCTTCCTACCTAACCtttttgctgttgtcaatttgatcccaatgctcaaggtagatatttttggtttaaagttttaaGATTATTCCAGGGAAATAGTTCTTGGGATTCATCCAGCTTCaaagctccagaaagtctggattccatgagaatttgaaattctgttctgcattttcccccttttgatcaggattcttctatagtctttgatcaaaacactcagtaatggtagctgggcaccatccagttcttctggtctcattgcaaaaataaatattttgaaactaaacaatttgaattaaaaaaagaaaatcccatcTCAGCAGGACTGTATGAGACTATTAAGTCATGCAGTCAAATCAATTTTTATCTTTTCCAGTTACTCTCAGgctagaaaatataaaatttcatTCAAACTTAATGTATAGGATATCATGGGAGAATTCACAGATATGTCACAAACCCTAAAAGAAGGTGTAAGTAAACATTTACAGTAAAAATGTTTATACAGTATAATACATAAGGTTATATTTTCATTGTACATATTATACAAGTCACAACATACACATGAACTCATTTAACCCTAGCAACAACTCTGCCAGTTATATACTATTATTACCACCATTTTATGGATAGGAAACTTAGGCTTATTACGGTTAACCAAATTCTCCAAAGTCACACAACAGGTGAGTGAGAAAGTCTTAGCAAACACAAATGGTTCAGTTTGATTGGAGAACTAGGTTTTCAAATATCAGTGGTATAAGAATGGATGATCTCCTTGGTGGTGGATTTAAGAATGCTGTGTTAAGGAGTCTGGACTTTATTCTGCAGAAAATGAGTAGTTATTAAAACAGAGTCCATCACtgtggctgtaatttttaagagGTAAGAGGAAGAATTCAGTTAAGCCAGGGTTATCTCAAACTCAGCATCactgacatttggggccagataattctttgttgttagaagctgTCCTGGCCTCTGCCCGTTAGCTGCAGGCAGCAGCAGACCCCGCTCCCCAAGCTGAGAACCACTGAGTTATCCTAAACCAGGAAGAAGGTATGAAGTTGTAAAAGAAGATGGTATCTGTGATAAAGGAGGAAGAAAATTTAAAGACATTTTAGAGGCAGATCTGACAGGATTTCACAATTCATTAAATCAAGGGATTAGAAGAGCAAGGTATCAAAACTAGTTTCATCCTCAAATTCTGAAATAACATCTACTAAGAATCAGAAATCTAAAATTACAAGTAGAATGatccttttattaaaaaaaaataattaccatTTCATCAAGTCCTGATAAATCCTGAGGATACAAAATTTTATCAGCCcatcaataaaataattttagatgATCGTTTTTTCGAcaataatttccacttttctTAATGTTAATGTTGGGAGTATGATTTAATACTTAAGCCTTTAACAACTCCAATTAAGATTAATGGACAGAAATTTCGTAAAAAAGTTGGCTTTGATGCAAATGTATATTTAGATGTAAAATTATTAAATATCAATTCTTTCCCAAGTCTGACTTCTTTAAGGGGCTGGTAATAAATAAACTATACATAAGGCAGACCAGGTGGCTGACCCACAAAAACTGATTCTTGGATGCTAACCCTTTGTGCAATCCAACTACTACAGCCAGAATTCTGGCGCTACATGGTATAAACAATATAGAGAAGTACTCAGGAGACACGGAACATGTTACGCTCACTCAAGAAGTGTTTGAGGAGGTTAAGGCTTCAAACTGGGTCCTGTATAAAGCAGGAATATCCTACTTAAAAGTTCCGTTTGATTTTACTGGGTGCGGGGGTGGAGGGGGAAACAACCCTTCTCCCGATTAGAAAAATGAATGCTCTCTCATAATTCCGATGATAATAGCACAAGACGTTAAAGTTTAAGtacaagaaggcaagaaaaaggaattgGATTTTTAAGTAAATGCTCAATCAACACAAACACACTCTCTAAGATGAAAGTGGCTTTTGACTCCTCATATCCTATGAAGACTTCCATTCCAGCCACCTTATCCAGAACATGATGCTGTTCACGATGTTCCACAAAGGCTGGCGTCGAGGTCCTCAAGTAACGAGGAAGGCCGTGGAGATGTGGGGCCGGGAGCTCGGGGACAAGGGAGGCAAATGGGCAGCATGCAGGTGCTTTTCGCGGCTTCTGGCAACCAGGCCGAAACGCAGGGTCCGTGCGGCCTTGGGCTCCGAAGTGCAGGGCCCTGACGGGGATCCGGCGGCCTCGGACCGGAGCGAGGGGAGGTGCAGGGGCCCATGCCCACCACTCGGCCTACGCACGCCGGGACGCGCTAAGGGAAATGGAGGGGGCGCCTAAGGCACCTGTGGCACGCAAAGAAGCTGCCACTGCGGCTGGGCCTTGACACTTACTTACTTTTTCAACTCGGGCGGGTGAGCCTTGCTCATCGTGGCTACTCGGGAGGTTCAGCGCCGCGTTGAAACAGAACTCGCGCCCTCCCTCACGCTCCGGCGGTCGGCTGGCGCTTTTGCGTCTGACGTCATCTATCCTGTTAGCCA
Proteins encoded:
- the SNRPG gene encoding small nuclear ribonucleoprotein G isoform X2, with product MDKKLSLKLNGGRHVQGILRGFDPFMNLVIDECVEMATSGQQNNIGMVVIRGNSIIMLEALERV
- the SNRPG gene encoding small nuclear ribonucleoprotein G isoform X1 is translated as MSKAHPPELKKFMDKKLSLKLNGGRHVQGILRGFDPFMNLVIDECVEMATSGQQNNIGMVVIRGNSIIMLEALERV